CCTTTATAAAATACCGGGTTAATCTGCTGGTGGACAATTCTGAGACTGCCGGTGCCCCGGTGGTCTTTGAGACCAATCCGACTTTTGCCAACCTGTTTGGCTCGATTGAATATGAAGGAGAGTTTGGAGTGCTGGCGACCGATTTCACCAAGATCAAAAAGGGAGCACTCCACGCCGCCAACGGAGGTTACCTGGTACTACAGGCAACAGATGTCTTCAAAAACTACTGGGTGTGGGACGCGCTGAAACGAACATTAAAGAACCGGGAGATCGTGATCGAGAACTTGATGAAAAATATGAACCTGGGGGGACCAGTTTCTCTTCAGCCGGAACCAATTCCCCTTGATGTTAAAGTGATTTTGATTGGTGAGCCCCTCTTGTACCAACTGCTCTATCACTATGATCCTGATTTTCCGAAATTGTTTAAGATTAAAGCTGACTTTGATCTGGAAACCGAACGTTCGCGAGAGAATGTGTTTAAATATGCTGCCTTCATCAGTTCTGTCTGCCATCGGGAAAATCTGCCGCATTTTGACCGGACGGCGGTGGCCAAGATTATTGAATACAGCTCGCGGTTGGTTGATGACCAGGAAAAACTGTCCGTTCACTTCAACAAGATTTCTGAATTGATTTACGAGGCCGCGGCCTGGGCTACCCGGGCTTGGAGCCGCCTGGTCACGGCCGCACATGTGGACAAAGCGGTCGCGGAGAAAAATTTGCGCTCAAACCTGATCGAGCAGCGGATTCAAGAGCTGATCCTGGATGGCACGATCATGATCGATACGACCGGTTGGGTGGTTGGTCAGGTGAATGGGCTGGCAGTTTACGACCTGGGGGATCACCGCTTCGGACGACCGTCCCGGATTACGGCCAAAACCTTCATGGGGGGCAAAGGGGTCATCAACATCGAGCGGGAAACCAGACTGAGCGGTCAGATTCATGACAAAGGAGTATTGACCCTCAGTGGTTATCTGGGTGGACAGTACGCACTGGATAAACCGCTGACTTTATCGGCCAGCCTGGGGTTTGAACAGCTCTATGGAGGGATTGAAGGAGATAGTGCTTCCAGCGCTGAACTGTTTGCTTTGCTATCGAGTCTGGCGGATCTCCCTATTTACCAGGGAATCGCGGTAACCGGCTCGGTAAATCAGCGTGGCGAGATTCAACCTGTTGGGGGGATTAATCAGAAAATCGAAGGGTTCTTTCGGATCTGCCTTGCCCGCGGTCTGACCGGCGATCAGGGGGTGATTATTCCCTACCAGAATGTGCGGAATCTCATGTTGGACGAAGACGTAATTGGGGCAGTCAAAGCCAAGCAGTTTCATATCTATCCGATCCGTCATGTGGATGAAGGAATCGAGATATTAACCGGCGTCAAGGCTGGTCAGCGTGGGAAAGATGGTAGTTTCCCCAAAGGGACAGTCCACTACCGGGTCGACCAACGCCTGCGCGAGTGGGCAGAGAAGAGCTTGCGGCGGGCCCGACGAAAAAGAAAAGATTAAACAGAAGAATAAACGCAGAAGAATAAACGAACCGCCTTTTATCATGCTGACCTGGTTATTCATGATTAAAAGGCGATTTTTGTGTCGGTTATGATTGGATAAGGGTTAGCGACGGCTAATCATTGCTAAACGAATAAATTTGAGGAAATGTGTCCCACGTTATTTGACTACTTTGATGTAATCAATGCGTTGGTAGTTGGCGATCGCCATCAGGTCGCCGTTGGCATCATACAGGTAGTAGACTGAGGACCCACCCGAGTAGATTTTACCATTGGCGGCCAGGTCGAGGTCATGGACGTAACCAATTATGGGTTCCGACGAACCGGTGAAGTGGATCTCAACCTTAATCAACTGGGAGGGATCGACCGATCGGTTGAGATTGGCTCCTCGTCCGGCGCACCCAGCGGAAAGTAATAGAACAACAACGGCCACCGTGGCCAGGAGTTTTTTGCTCATCGTCAAATACCCCCTTAGTTTGGTCACGACAATTATTATACCACAAATAGAACCAAAATTTATGAAAACATAGAGAAAACAAATATTTTGAATAAGCTGAATAAATCTAAGGTGGAGGAATATGGCAAAACATGTAGAAATCATATGGAATGATTATACAGATAAACGAGAAAAAGACAAGGAGGGTGAGCAGAATGAAAATTGGGGTTCGGACACAGTTGAGTTTAACCTTCGCGCTGGTGGTGATTCTCATCACGGTTTCTATGGGGTTTTATGCGGTAACCACCATGAGTAAAGAGGTGATCCAATCAGCCCAGGAAAAGCTGCAGGGCGACCTGGCTCTGGGTCGGGCCATGCTTGAGCAACGTTATCCCGGGGAGTGGGCGGTGCGGAATGGCCAACTGTACAAAGGGGAACACCTGATTAATGGAGACTTTACCGTGGTTGACGAGATCGGCCGGGCCACTGGTGATACCGTGACGATTTTTCAAGGTGACACGCGGGTTTCTACCAACGTCATGAAGGACGGGGTGCGGCAGATCAACACTAAGGTTTCCCCGCAAGTGGCGGAAGTGGTGTTAAAGCAGGGGAAGACCTATTTGGGACTGGCAGACGTGGTGGGAGTCAAGAACCAGGCGGCATACGAGCCGATCCGCAACGCCCAGCAGGAAGTGATCGGCATCTGGTACGTGGGCGTGCCGAATACCCCGTATGAGATGATGGTTAGTCGAATTCGCAATAACTTGATTATATTTGGGATTATTGGCTGCCTGATCACTATGTCAGCGGCGGGTCTCTATGCCTCCCACATGGTCAAAAAAGTTAAGGTGATCTCGGCGGCGATGGCAAAAGCTTAGAACGGCGACTTAACCGCCCGGGTCGGCATCCAGACCCGAGACGAATGGGGTGACCTTGCCCGCAGTTTTAATCAAATGATGGCGAAGATTGAGGAATTGGTCAAAGAAGTCTGGGCTGCAGCGCGCAAGGTACTCGAGGCCGCTGAACAGCTGAGCGATGGAGCGGATTCCGCGGCCAAAACCATCGAGCAGATGAGTCGCAGTGTGACGGAGGTGGCCGCCACTACGGAGAGACAGGCCAGGAGCGTTGACGAGACCGCCAGGATCATGGCCGAGATTTCGAGTGGGGTGCAACAGGTAGCTGCCAATTCGCAATCGGTCTCTGCCGCTTCACTCCAGGCGTCCCGTTCTGCGCAGAACGGTGGTCAATCTCTGGAAAGAGCGATGGCGCAGATGGGCACCATTGATTCGGTGGTCAATGAATCGGCCAGCAAAGTTAAGAGCCTGGGTGAGAAATCAAAAGAGATCGGTCAGATCGTCGACGTGATCACTAACATTGCTGAGCAGACCAACCTGCTTGCCTTGAACGCGGCGATTGAGGCTGCCCGGGCGGGTGAGCAGGGGCGAGGTTTCGCGGTGGTGGCCGATGAGGTGCGTAAGCTGGCCGAGCAATCAGCGGAGGCGGCCAAAAGGATCGCCAACCTGGTCATGAAGATTCAGGAGGAAACAGACCAGGCGGTTCTGGCGATGAACAACGGCACGTACGAGGTGAAAAACGGGCTGGAAGTAATGGCCCTGGCTGGAGAAGCCTTCAAGGAGATAATTCAGGCGATCGAAAACGTCAGTACGCAAATCCAGGAAGTTTCCGCGGCCAATGCCCAGATGGCTAACAGTGCAGCTGAGGCCGTGAAAATGGCGGCCAACAGCAGCGAGATCGCCCGCCAGACCGCGGCTGGCGCGCAGGAAGTGGCTGCCAGCACCGAAGAACAAATGGCGATCACTCAGGAAGTGGCCAGTTCAGCGAATACACTGCGTGAACTGGCACGCGATCTGGAGAAAATGGTAGAAAGTTTTCAAGTAAGTTGATGGAGAGGACCCATGAACAAAGTAGTTGCCGTGCCGGTGGTTTTTGATGGTCGGCCAGGCTACGACATCATGGTTGTTGACCCGACCGCCAGCGTTCAAGACTACCTAGATGCCTTAAATGGGTTGATCGAGCAAGGGCTGCTGTGGAGGTCGCGGAATGAGACCATTATGGAATGTCTGGGCTGTGACCGTTGCTGTCAGGAACGGATTCCCTTGACCGTGGTTGACTTGGCTGTTTGGGAAGAAGCCGG
The sequence above is a segment of the Bacillota bacterium genome. Coding sequences within it:
- a CDS encoding AAA family ATPase → MSGFPGVPVEKLRRVCDYTEFEFESTEEVAPLEGLLGQERAYRALNFGLSIPNPGYNIYISGPAGTGKTSFARELLSAQAKEQPVPPDWCYLYNFRNPDQPRAISLPPGKGREFRHDVEQLIEALRRELPKVFNGEEYERLKNNILDELYQKTAELYEELEQYAAAEGFALNKTSSGLVSIPVIDGKTVSQEEFENLDQETKDAIQARSRKLQEKMNEGMRQYREHERQTKMRIAELDRKVGLLSVAPYVQELKEKYRDNPKIVSYLDEVQEDIVENVENFLERDDHNNPLIMLRRLNRQTAFIKYRVNLLVDNSETAGAPVVFETNPTFANLFGSIEYEGEFGVLATDFTKIKKGALHAANGGYLVLQATDVFKNYWVWDALKRTLKNREIVIENLMKNMNLGGPVSLQPEPIPLDVKVILIGEPLLYQLLYHYDPDFPKLFKIKADFDLETERSRENVFKYAAFISSVCHRENLPHFDRTAVAKIIEYSSRLVDDQEKLSVHFNKISELIYEAAAWATRAWSRLVTAAHVDKAVAEKNLRSNLIEQRIQELILDGTIMIDTTGWVVGQVNGLAVYDLGDHRFGRPSRITAKTFMGGKGVINIERETRLSGQIHDKGVLTLSGYLGGQYALDKPLTLSASLGFEQLYGGIEGDSASSAELFALLSSLADLPIYQGIAVTGSVNQRGEIQPVGGINQKIEGFFRICLARGLTGDQGVIIPYQNVRNLMLDEDVIGAVKAKQFHIYPIRHVDEGIEILTGVKAGQRGKDGSFPKGTVHYRVDQRLREWAEKSLRRARRKRKD
- a CDS encoding methyl-accepting chemotaxis protein; translation: MMAKIEELVKEVWAAARKVLEAAEQLSDGADSAAKTIEQMSRSVTEVAATTERQARSVDETARIMAEISSGVQQVAANSQSVSAASLQASRSAQNGGQSLERAMAQMGTIDSVVNESASKVKSLGEKSKEIGQIVDVITNIAEQTNLLALNAAIEAARAGEQGRGFAVVADEVRKLAEQSAEAAKRIANLVMKIQEETDQAVLAMNNGTYEVKNGLEVMALAGEAFKEIIQAIENVSTQIQEVSAANAQMANSAAEAVKMAANSSEIARQTAAGAQEVAASTEEQMAITQEVASSANTLRELARDLEKMVESFQVS